Proteins from one Streptomyces genisteinicus genomic window:
- a CDS encoding transglutaminaseTgpA domain-containing protein codes for MSGRARLALCAYAATLLAAGALLPLVGESGWMIQAAVLLALQSGAGALARRVPLARPLTIALQAVVTLLAVTVLFVRDSAVLWLLPGPDAFAHFGELFSAGYDDVSRYAIPAPATDGIRLMLVGGVLVVGLVVDALAVTYRSAAPAGLPLLALYTVAAGLSDGGANWLWFVLAAVGYLLLLLAEGRDRLSQWGRVFGGAPRGRGRQNGGLEASAPAHAPVRTGRRIGVVALGVSLVVPAVLPALDGGLFDGTGGGAGRGSGGGGTISAVNPLVSLQDSLNQPTNREVLRYRTNAPDTKGMYLRIVALDRFDGTSWRSSERKVENVPDRLPEPSGLSPAVAVTEVRTNLSAAGSYKQSWLPMPYPATKVTIDGRWRYEPSGRTLVGDRGQTTSGVQYSVNSLVVRPTREQLADALAPPSELKAEYTQVPDSLPESVARTARTITEGAANDFERATRLQQWFAEDGGFTYNTQVRSGTGAAAITRFLEQKEGFCVHFSFSMAAMARTLGIPARVAVGFTPGTPQSDGTMSVGLRDAHAWPELYFDGIGWTRFEPTPSRGSTPEYAQEETPEGGASDPAQPETGASAQPSRAPTAPDACPEPERRLGECGAATPREVDEQEEQGFPWATVLFTGLGALAVLLVLLLPLLWRIAARGRRLGAPKSAAPPAGPGKPGAAPQEADGRGQITGPAAPAGDPAGTLAVWQEITDTAWDLGIVPDESLTPRRAAARLVSEGGLSDEPAAAVHRTARAVEEVLYAPDPRPATGLAEDARLIRSGLREQVSTWVRLRALLLPRSSVRVIWACSERWSELTDRWSPRRLPLDRITSLLRRPSRQRG; via the coding sequence ATGAGCGGTCGTGCGAGGCTCGCCCTCTGCGCCTACGCCGCGACACTGCTGGCGGCGGGCGCCCTGCTGCCGCTGGTCGGCGAGTCCGGGTGGATGATCCAGGCCGCGGTCCTGCTGGCGCTCCAGAGCGGCGCCGGCGCGCTGGCCCGGCGCGTGCCGCTGGCCAGACCGCTGACGATCGCACTGCAGGCCGTGGTGACGCTGCTGGCCGTGACGGTCCTGTTCGTGCGCGACTCCGCCGTGCTCTGGCTGCTGCCCGGCCCCGACGCATTCGCCCACTTCGGGGAGCTGTTCTCCGCGGGGTACGACGACGTCAGCCGCTACGCCATCCCCGCTCCGGCGACGGACGGCATCCGGCTGATGCTCGTCGGCGGTGTGCTGGTGGTCGGCCTGGTGGTCGACGCCCTCGCGGTCACCTACCGGAGCGCGGCCCCCGCGGGGCTGCCGCTGCTCGCCCTCTACACGGTCGCCGCGGGCCTCTCCGACGGCGGGGCGAACTGGCTCTGGTTCGTGCTGGCCGCCGTCGGCTACCTGCTGCTCCTGCTCGCCGAGGGCCGCGACCGGCTCTCCCAGTGGGGGCGGGTCTTCGGCGGCGCGCCACGCGGCCGCGGACGGCAGAACGGAGGGCTGGAAGCGAGCGCCCCCGCGCACGCACCGGTCCGCACCGGCCGCCGGATCGGCGTGGTCGCGCTCGGCGTCTCGCTGGTGGTGCCGGCCGTGCTGCCCGCCCTGGACGGCGGGCTGTTCGACGGCACGGGCGGCGGAGCGGGCCGGGGATCGGGCGGCGGCGGCACGATCTCCGCCGTCAACCCCCTGGTCTCCCTCCAGGACAGCCTCAACCAGCCGACCAACCGCGAGGTGCTCCGCTACCGCACCAACGCGCCCGACACCAAGGGCATGTACCTGCGGATCGTCGCTCTCGACCGCTTCGACGGCACCTCCTGGCGCTCCTCCGAGCGCAAGGTGGAGAACGTGCCGGACCGGCTCCCGGAGCCGTCCGGGCTGAGCCCGGCGGTCGCCGTCACCGAGGTGCGGACCAACCTCTCCGCGGCCGGCTCGTACAAGCAGAGCTGGCTGCCGATGCCCTATCCGGCGACGAAGGTGACCATCGACGGCCGGTGGCGCTACGAGCCCTCGGGCCGGACGCTGGTGGGCGACCGGGGACAGACGACGAGCGGTGTCCAGTACTCGGTCAACAGCCTGGTGGTCCGCCCGACCCGGGAGCAGCTGGCCGACGCCCTGGCGCCGCCGTCGGAGCTGAAGGCCGAGTACACACAGGTGCCGGACTCCCTGCCGGAGTCGGTCGCCCGGACGGCCCGGACGATCACCGAGGGGGCGGCGAACGACTTCGAGCGGGCGACCAGACTCCAGCAGTGGTTCGCCGAGGACGGCGGGTTCACCTACAACACGCAGGTCCGTTCGGGCACGGGCGCGGCGGCGATCACCCGCTTCCTGGAGCAGAAGGAGGGCTTCTGCGTCCACTTCTCCTTCTCGATGGCGGCCATGGCGCGCACGCTCGGCATCCCGGCGCGGGTCGCGGTGGGCTTCACGCCGGGCACCCCGCAGTCCGACGGCACCATGTCGGTCGGACTGCGTGACGCCCACGCCTGGCCCGAGCTGTACTTCGACGGCATCGGCTGGACCCGCTTCGAGCCGACACCGAGCCGGGGCAGCACGCCGGAGTACGCGCAGGAGGAGACTCCGGAGGGCGGCGCGAGCGACCCGGCGCAGCCGGAGACCGGTGCCAGCGCCCAGCCGTCCCGTGCGCCCACCGCACCCGACGCCTGCCCCGAGCCCGAACGGCGGCTGGGCGAGTGCGGGGCGGCGACGCCGCGCGAGGTGGACGAGCAGGAGGAGCAGGGCTTCCCCTGGGCCACGGTGCTCTTCACCGGTCTCGGCGCACTCGCGGTCCTGCTGGTGCTGCTGCTGCCGCTGCTGTGGCGGATCGCGGCGCGCGGCCGGCGGCTCGGCGCCCCGAAGTCCGCCGCGCCGCCGGCCGGTCCGGGGAAGCCCGGGGCGGCTCCGCAGGAGGCGGACGGCCGCGGGCAGATCACGGGCCCGGCCGCACCGGCCGGGGACCCGGCGGGCACCCTCGCCGTCTGGCAGGAGATCACCGACACCGCCTGGGACCTCGGCATCGTGCCCGACGAGTCGCTGACCCCTCGCAGGGCCGCGGCACGCCTGGTGTCGGAGGGCGGCCTGTCGGACGAGCCCGCGGCCGCCGTGCACCGCACGGCCCGTGCGGTGGAGGAGGTGCTGTACG